A stretch of the Neptunomonas phycophila genome encodes the following:
- the sodN gene encoding superoxide dismutase, Ni, with protein sequence MLHALLNHIDQAKPFETASAHCDIPCKIYDPISAQIAALTVIRMCDLIAELEDKTPLSIADQAQLARLVNEKESHAGNVKHEIRVIWGDYFKQPQFDQVAGIHDLVHNIMLKASQCKQHIDRQNGLELLALVNQFAEAFWTTKGLKTYTAQCPYPPAQAVVYPVLDNA encoded by the coding sequence ATGCTGCACGCTTTACTGAACCACATAGATCAAGCAAAACCGTTTGAAACAGCATCCGCGCACTGCGATATTCCGTGTAAAATATACGATCCGATTAGCGCACAAATTGCGGCTTTAACCGTTATTCGGATGTGCGATCTCATTGCTGAGCTAGAAGATAAAACACCGTTATCCATTGCCGACCAGGCACAACTGGCCCGGTTAGTGAATGAAAAAGAATCCCACGCGGGTAATGTAAAACATGAAATACGAGTAATTTGGGGCGATTATTTTAAACAGCCTCAATTTGATCAAGTTGCCGGCATACACGACTTAGTTCACAACATTATGCTTAAAGCATCGCAATGCAAACAGCACATAGATCGACAGAATGGATTGGAGCTGCTTGCACTGGTCAACCAATTTGCTGAAGCATTTTGGACAACAAAAGGGCTAAAAACTTACACAGCTCAATGCCCATATCCACCCGCTCAAGCTGTGGTCTATCCAGTATTGGAT